GGCCGCCCGACAGCTGGCGCGGGAAGTGCCGCGCCCGGTCGCCCAGGCCGACGACGCTCAGCGCCGTCGCGACGCGCTTCCTGCGCTCGGCACGCGACAGCTTCGTCAGCAGCAGCGGCAGCTCGACGTTGCGCTCGGCGGTCAGCACGGGCAGCAGATTATAGAGCTGGAAGATGAAGCCCACGTGGCGCGCGCGCCACTTCGACAACGCCCCCTCGGGGAGCCGCGCGATCTCGACGCCGTCCACGTCGATGCTGCCGCGCGTGGGGCGGTCCAGCCCGCCGAGCAGGTTGAGCAGCGTGGTCTTCCCGGATCCGGACGGGCCCATGAGCGCGAGGAACTCGCCGCGCGCAATCTCGACGTTGACACCTTGAAGGACGTCGATCCGCTCGGTGCCGCGTTTGTATTCCTTGTGGACGTCACGGATGGCCACGAGAGTAGACATGCTCAGCCCTTCACCTTCACCTTGGCCCCGTCCTGCAGGTCCGCCGGCGGGGAGTTGACCACGCGCTCGCCGGCTGAAAGGCCGGACGCGATCTCGATGCGATCGCCATCTTCAGCACCGACGCGGACGGCTCGCCGCTCCGCGCGCCCGCCGTTCGTGATGACGAATACCACGCCCGCGCCCCCCGAGGCGCGCACGGCGGTGCGCGGCACCAGCGTGCGCGGCCCCGGCGCGGAAGAGGCCGGCTGCTGCTCGGCGCCGTGGAAGGCGACC
This Acidobacteriota bacterium DNA region includes the following protein-coding sequences:
- a CDS encoding ABC transporter ATP-binding protein, with the translated sequence MSTLVAIRDVHKEYKRGTERIDVLQGVNVEIARGEFLALMGPSGSGKTTLLNLLGGLDRPTRGSIDVDGVEIARLPEGALSKWRARHVGFIFQLYNLLPVLTAERNVELPLLLTKLSRAERRKRVATALSVVGLGDRARHFPRQLSGGQEQRVGIARAIVTDPTLLLCDEPTGDLDRKSGDEVLDLLQALNRDHGKTIVMVTHDPHAAERATRLVHLEKGELIAGGLDHAGARA